The sequence AAATATAGTGTAGGCAAATCATTTACCGTTAATTCTCCGTAATGCTGCATTCTCGGTGATGTTTCAGTAATCATTTGATTCTTTAATAACTCAGATTTTGATAGTACTTTGTCTTCATGGTAGATTTGAAGAATTGGAAATCCCGATTGATAAGGTGATATTTCAATGCGATTTTCGTGACCACATTCACAGCAGCTAAATAGGGTGACTGCTGCCGGAATGGCCTCATCATTAATGAATCTGTCTTTTTGGATTAAAGCTTTTTTACCAATCTTTATCTTTTTTGATATTGAATACATCTGAATCTAATTTAGTTTTGAATAACGGTTCCTTCCAGGTTAGGATATTTTCCACTAGGGCTTTTTTTAATGGTAATTTTTATATACCCTTCTGATGCTAATTTATTCCAAGTTTTCGGAAATCCGGTATTGATATCGATAGGAATTTTCCACATAGTCTGTTTTCCGTTTCCAACCTGGTTAAACCAAGGAATGATATCTGCCGTCTGAGATTTAAAAGGTAATGCATTAAGAACGTCGATCTGGTAATAGAAATCATATTTGTTTTCAGGTTGATTCAAAGCTCTTTCTGCGAAAGTATACACATACCCATTAATGATTGGGCTGGTAAAGTTTCCTCCCAATGTTGGGTTTCCGGTGCCGTTATAACTCCCGACAGCACCGCTGTACCTGTCATATTTTTGACCGGCTTGTATTGCGACATCATCTACAATATTGTATCCTCCGTTTGCTGGTGGCCAACCGCCGTTCAGGTTATTTGTCTGAAATAGTTTTTCCAGTTCTTTCCAATTTCCCTGTTTGTATAGGTCAAATGCCTGAATTCTGACGGTTTGACTTACTTTGTTATCAGGATCATAACTGGTGGCAAAATCATCCGCACTTTTGTAAAATACAATTTTAACCGGGCTCGGTTGGATAACGATTTCTTCTTCTCTGTCATCAGAACTACAAGCTATTGAAAATGAAGCAATGGCCAGAAAAAAGAAGTACTTAAATAAATGTTTCATATAAAAAAATTAAATTATGTGAAAATTAAATAGGTATTATCAGGGATGCAGACCAATGTCAAGCTTAGGTATAGAAGATTATCTTTTACATCTGTGCCGTTTTTCTTAAACATAAAAATGGTTTATTTTCAATAGGATGAATAGTTTCTCACATTGAAAAAAGAACTCAAAAGAATAGAGCAAGATCCATTGTTAAAAAAGCGCTTGAAAAGCTTCCCCTAAATACAAACGGATAACGGTACAATAAAAGAATAATATTGAGTGATAAATTTAATTAAAAATATAATTACATGTAATATTATTTTTAATAAAACGTTATTGTTGTGATTAATTCAATGAATGTTAGCCTTTTAAATGATAATATATTTAAAATTGGTACAGGGATCAAATGAAAAAGACTACTCTTAGAGCAGTCTTTTTATTTATATTTGAATTGGATTTAGTTTTTAATGAACATTTTGGAGAATTTTTCAATCTGGATTACATAATTTCCTTTTACCAGCCTGCTTACATTCACCGTTCCATTTTGAAGAGAGCCTTCAATAACAAGCTTTCCGGACATATCATAGATTTTAAATCTTTCTGATCCTGTATTTGAAAGGGTTAAGATATCCTTCACCGGATTTGGATACAATTTAATTTCTGTAGAGCCTTTCAATTGAGTTTCCGATGTAGACAGCTCACTAGTAGTTACAGAAATATTAGCATTATTCACATCAAAGAAGATATGGTTGCTTCCTTTTACCATAATTCTTCCTGAATTGGTAGCAACATCCGGAATCAGGACAGCTTCCGAACCATCATTAGGAGTAGCCGCTAATAGAGTAGTCCAGGTATCTCCGTTATCTGTAGACCAAAGAATATCTACGTTGGCAGTATTGATATTATTGGAAGTTGTTCCAGCTACATCCCAAGTCACTGTTTGGGAAGTTCCTCCTACATAAGATACAGCATCATTCTGAGACGTAATAAGGAATGGTCCAGCAAGAGCATTAACCGTTATTTTAGCATCATCAGAATTGTTTCCTGCACCACCTAATTTATTATCCCTAACTGTAAATCTGAAATTCAGATCTCTTGAAACTGAAGATAGGGCTTCAACTCTTATCTCTTCTCCTCGGGTTTCTGTTGATCCTTTTAGAATACTACCCATTTGAGGGAAATATCTTATTGGTGAAGCTGTAGGTACCCATGATCTGAATGTTGGTCCGGCAGTTTTAGTAGCTGTAGCTACAGAATTACTTCCTGTTTGGGAAGAGGTTCCATTGTCCATCTGTTCCCAGATATAGGTAAGTGAATCTCCATCAGCATCAGTTCCTGAACCTGTCAGTACAAATGGTGTACTTTTAGGAATGGTATAGTCTGCTCCTGCATTGGCCGTAGGAATTGAATTTCCTGTAGGAGTATTTACAGAACAGGTGGTTGCTTTAATGGTATTGGTTATCTGTTCAATACTTCTGGCATGGAAAAAGGGATTTGAATTTTGTTGTACATTATAAGGGGAAACTCCTGCATATCCCATAATAGTAGATCCTGAACCTGGTTCTACAGGCTGTAGCCCAACTTGTGTAGTATATGAAAATGTATGGTTCCCTCCAAACTGGTGTCCCATTTCATGAGCGACAAAATCAATGTCAAAAGTATCACCTGAAGGGATACCGTTAGAAGGAGAAGTGTATCCACTTCCTTTATAATTTTCCGGATAAGTAGTTCCCATATAATTATAGGTTGACATATCATCACTGCATATACAGCCAATACATCCGGCATTTCCACCTCCACCAGTAGCACCAAATAAATGACCAATATCAAAATTGGCATTTCCTATTTTTGAACTTAAGTCATTCATAAGTTCAAAATTCCATTTGTTCATTTTATTGGATGGTGAAAAAGGATCAGTATTCGCATCAGTATAAATTATAGAATCATTATTAGGAATCAAGACCATTCTTGCGGCAAAGTCATTTTCAAAAATACCATTCACACGGGTTAATGTATTATTCATGGCTGCCAACGCCTGAGCTTTTGTTCCTCCAAAATAAGTTGCATATTCTCCCGTACAGGATAATGCAAGCCTATATGTCCTTAAAACAGCATCATCAGCATTTTTAGCGGTGTTCACATGAGAAGTTCCTTTTTGAGCTGATTCCAGTACTTTACATTCAAAATCATTCAGATCATTCTTTCTGTCAGAACGTTTATAAACAGCATAAGTAGAAAGGTCTTTAGTGTAAGGCTCAATAAAAACAGCTGATTTATCACCATAAATTTCCATAGAAGACAGGCCTAAAGGAGAAATACTGAAATAAACTGTTGAAGTTTTACCTTCTACTCCCTGGCCGATATAAGACTTAATATCCGGGTATTGAGCAGCCAGTTCAGGATCAAGATTTGAATTTTCTTTTACTATAAAGCGCTCCATCTTTCCCGATGAATTGGGAAGAGAAATAATAACCGATGATTTTTCCGTTGCTCTTTTGGGTGTTCTTGTCAACGCACTTTTCAATCCATTAATGTCCAGATGAAAAATTCTTGGATCATCAATACTTTTCATATTTTCTAAGACTAAAGATGAGTTTTGTTGAGTTTTTCTGGACCATAAACGATCCGTTTGTGCAAAAGAAACGCCAGATAATGCCAGCATCCCCATCATTAATAATTGTTTTTTCATGTTGCCGTGAATTCTTTTATATCATTCAAAACTACTGAAAATATTATTAAAATATTATTTTTCTTTAGAATAATTTAAAATAATAATTGAATAAAAAATACAACTCTCTGAATGTAAGTAAATAAAAAAACTGCTCTATAGTAGAGCAGTTTCACATCGTTTAAAATTTTTGTGGTGATTAGTTTTTAACAAATCGTTTTGAAATTTCTCCAATTTGAATCATATAAGCTCCTTTAATCAGATTGCTTACGTTCACAGACCCTCTCTGAAGTTTTCCTGAGTCAACAACTTTTCCACCCATATCAAATATTTTGTAATCTTCAGAAGTTGTATTGGAGATATACATGATATCTTTTACCGGGTTAGGGTATAATTTAATATCTGTAATCAGATCTTTCGTGTTAGAAAGTTCTCCTCTTCCTGAAGAAGTAATATTTACGGTATAATCTTCCACTTGCCCATAAGTGTAAGCCTCACAAGATGAAGTAGGAATTGTGCTGTATTTCATCATGACTCTCATTCTTGTTGCACCAAGAGTTGCTGTCGATGGAATAGTAACTGATCCTGTCACCGGACTTGTTGTGGAACCTGCTTTAGACCAAACAAGTTCGCCACTGTCTGCAAAGCTTCCGTTTCCGTTATAATCAATATACACTGCGTAAGCCTCATTATACTTCGTAGAAGTCCACGTAGGAGTAATAGAAAGTGTATAGGCACCTCCTCTTGTTACATTGGTAGAAATAGAGGTAAAGTCTTCATAACCTGCTGTTCCTGTTGAAGTATTGTTAATCGTTCCGAATTTTACATTACCGATTCTTTCATCAGCGGTATTGGATGCTGAAGCTGAACAGTAAGTTACATTTCCTCCACCAGCAAGTGTTGTAACGTTCACTGTATTACTTGAAGATGATGCATTACCTGCTGCATCTTTTGCTTTCACAGAGAAACTATAAGTAGTAGATGGAGTTAAACTTGTCACAGTATAAGTAGTGGAAGCTGTAGAACCGATTAATGAAGCTCCCAAATACACATCGTATCCTGTCACTCCTACATTGTCCGTGGCTCCTGACCAGGAAAGATTTGTACTTGTAGAAGTAGTTCCTGAAGCCGCAAGGGTTGGTGCTGTAGGAGCAATCGTATCAGGTGTTCCAGATCCTGCATTTACAGTAATATTGGCGTTATTTACATCAAAAAAAATGTGATTGGATCCTTTTACCATAAGTCTTCCTGTAGTAGTAGAAGAATTAGGAATTGTTACAGCTTGTGAACCATCATTAGGCGTTGCAGATAATAGGGTAGTCCATGTATTTCCGCTATCTGTAGACCAAAGAATATCCACATTGGCAGTGTTTACTCCATTTGCTGTAGTTCCTGCTACATCCCAAGTTACGGTTTGTGAACTTCCTCCTGCATAAGTAATTGCAGAGTTCTGAGAAGTAACCGCAAAAGGTCCTGCAGTACTGTTTACTGTAATTACAGCATCATCTGAATTGTTGCCTGAACCTCCAGCCTTGTTATCACGAACAGTAAATCTGAAGTTTAATGTTCTGGCTACAGAAGAAAGTGCTTCCACTGTAATTTCAGAACCTGCAGTAGTCGTAGCTCCAGTTAGAATAGATGCCATTCTTGGGAAATATCTAATAGGAACGGTTGTAGGTGTCCATGATCTGAAATTAGGTCCTGAAGCTTTGGTAGCACTTGCAGCAGAACTTGCTCCTGTTTGCGAAGAGGAAGCATTATCCATCTGTTCCCATACATAGGTTAAAGAATCACCATCTGCATCAGTTCCACTTCCGGTTAATACAAATGGAGTGCCTTTTGGAATCGTATAATCTAAACCTGCATTGGCTGTTGGAATAGAGTTTCCTGTATTTGTATTGACTGAACAGGTTTTAGCTTTAATATTATTGGTAATCTGCTGAATGCTTATTGCATGGAAAAATGCGTCAGAGTGTGGCTGAACATCCTGGCTGGTAATTCCCGCATATCCCATGATTGTTGATCCTGACCCTGGTTCCATATTAGCCCCCGTTCCTTCATTGCTCATTGAGAAAGTATGATTTCCACCGAACTGATGCCCCATTTCATGAGCTACATAATCGATATCAAAGTTATCTCCCGATGGAATGGCATCTGCAGGGGAAGTATAACCGCTTCCTTTTGAACCATTGGTACAAATACATCCGATACATCCAGCATTTCCACCACCACCGGTAGCCCCGAATAAGTGGCCGATATCATAATTAGCTTCTCCGATAACAGATGTCAGGGTACTTTGTAATTGGGAATTCCAGCTGCTCATTCCTGAGGCTGCAGAATAAGGATCTGTAGAAGCATTCGTATAAATTACAGCGTCATTGTTCGCAATAAGAACCATTCTTGCTGCGAAATCTTTTTCAAAAACACCATTGACACGAGTCATTGTGTTATTCATAGCAGCTAGAGCCTGAGCTTTTGTTCCACCAAAGTAAGCAGTGTATTCTCCTGTACAAGATAACGCTAATCTGAATGTTCTTAATTTTGCGTCGTCAGCGTTAGGTCTTGCAGCAATACTTGCATTGGATACTCCTTTTTTAGCAACATCTATTACTGTACATTCAAATTTACTAAGATCATCATTTTTGTCAGATTTTTTGTAAACAACATACGTAGAAAGATCTTTAGCATAAGGCTCAATGAAGACTGCTGATTTATCACCATAGATTTCCATGGATGATAGTCCTAATGAAGAAACGCTGAAATACACGGTTGAGTTAGGATCTTCAAGTCCCTGGCCTACATAAGATTTAATGTCTGGGTATTTGGCTGCTAATTCGGGAGTGAAGTTGGAATTTTCTTTGACTTTAAAGTTTTCCATTCTGCCATCAGAATTCGGAAAGGAAATGATGACTTCAGATTTTTCGCCAACTGCGAGTCTCTTTGGAGCTTTAGCTAAAGCATTTTTCAATCCATTGATATTCAAGCTGAATAGTTTGGGATTTCGGATGCTGGTTTTGTTTTCAAAAGGCTGTGAAGCTGTTCTTGAAACTTCCTGAGACCAAAGACGATCAGTCTGTGCGAAGGAAACTCCTGTAACAAGAAGCATCCCCAGTAGGGTTAGTTGTCTTTTCATATTAAATATTTGTTTTTATTATGGTATATCGAAATTAATAAAAATTATATTACGAAAAACAAAAATTTTTAAGAAAATTTTAGAACATACGTTCAATATATTATGCGATACATTGAATATATGTAAAACGATAATGTCTCAAAATGAAAAAATGACATGCATCAATTATGCATGTCATTTTTTATTAATTATAATAATTATCGGTTATCTTACATCATCAGCAGTGGGACCATAAAGTCCAGGAACTTTATTTCCAGTTGATCTTAAATAAACAACCAACTCGCCTCTGTGATGGTACAAATGATTATAAAGAAAACCTCTTACTACCTGAACTCTTGGAGAAGCAGGAAAAATTGCGTTTCCATTCACTTCCATCTTCCAATCATTAAAATAAGTGCTTTCATCAGAGTTTTCCAAAACCTTTTGTGCTTTAGCTACATTTTCTTCAAATTTTGCTACAATATTTTCAGCCTTGGAAATATCACCTTTATCATACTGATATTTACCCATGTCAAAGACATCCTGATTAAAGGTAGGGTCGTACCAGTTATAAACTTCTGCAATATGAGACGCCAGCTGACCGGTTGTCCAGTTTTTTTCGGACGGTTTCCAATCTAAAGCGCTGTCGGGGATTGCTTTCAAAATTTTTCTGGTGTTTTCAGCTTCGTGCAGAAATTCACCTAAAAGTGCCTGTTTAATCATTTGTATGAGGGTTAAAATTATTTTGTAATATCTCTTCCGATCACCAATCTTTGGATTTCAGAAGTTCCTTCACCAATCGTACAAAGCTTAGAGTCTCTGTAGAATTTTTCAGCAGGGAAATCTTTTGTATATCCGTAACCTCCAAAGATCTGAACACCATTATTAGCAATTCTTACACAAGCTTCAGAAGCATATAATTTCGCCATTGCTCCTTCCTTTGTCATTTTTTGCTTAGCATTTTTCAAGGTTGCTGCTCTTTGAATCAAAAGTTCTGCCGCATCAATTTCTGTTGCCATATCAGCCAGCATAAAATTAATGGCCTGAAATTCAGAAATTGATTTTCCAAACTGATGTCTTTCTTTAGCATATTTTAAAGCTGCTTTGTAAGCTCCTCTTGCAGTTCCTAAGCTTAATGCAGCGATAGAAATTCTACCTCCATCAAGAATTTTCATGGCCTGTTTGAAACCTTCACCTACTTCACCTAAACGGTGAGAATCCGGTACACGTACATTATCAAAAATTAATTCTGCGGTTTCAGAAGCACGCATTCCTAATTTATTTTCTTTTTTACCGGAAGTAAATCCAGGCATTCCTTTTTCTAATACAAAAGCGGTAGAGTTATTCTTAGCTCCTTTTTCACCTGTTCTGGTCATTACTACAGCAATATCACCTGAGATAGCATGAGTAATAAAGTTTTTAGCTCCACTGATGATCCAGTCATCACCATCTTTTACCGCAGTGGTAGACATCCCTCCTGAATCTGAACCAGTGTTGTGTTCCGTTAATCCCCAAGCTCCGATTACCTTTCCGGAAGCTAATTGAGGAAGCCACTTATGTCTCTGTTCTTCATTTCCAAACTCATAAATATGATTGGTACAAAGAGAGTTGTGCGCTGCTACAGAAAGCCCAATAGACGGGTCTACCTGAGAAATTTCATCCAGGATAGTAACATATTCGTGATAGCCTAAACCGGAACCTCCGTACTGCTCAGGAACTACAATTCCCATAAAGCCCATTTCTCCCAACTGGTGAAATAAGTCTTTTGGAAAAGTCTGGCTTTCATCCCACTCCATAATATTCGGTCGGATATTCTTTTCTGCAAATTCTCTAGCTGTCTCCGCTATCATTTTGATGTTGTCAATTGTCTCTGTATTCATATTGATAATAGTTAGTTCCCAAAGATAATTAAATTGACGGAATGCTAAAAAAAATTATCACATCCATAATATATATCATGTCAATATTTTAATTTCCAATTTTTTATATTTCAAAACTTAATGGTTTCTTAATAAGATATTCAAGCTTTTGCCTATTTTATTTTACTAATTTAGCTTCCCAATTTTTAAGGCATGAAAAAAATTCTACTTCCTATTTTACTGATTTCTTGTTATATTTCTGCGCAGGCTCCTGCCGGATATTATAATGGAACGGCCGGATTAACCGGCTATGCCCTGAAATCTAAGATTCATGATATTATTTCAGCAAAAATGGTCAACTGGCATTATGATGATCTTCCGAATCTTTATAATCAAACCGATCTAGATAAATATTATGATCACGACTCTTCGAACACAGAATATCTTTTGGATATTTATTCAGAAATTCCATCAGGACCAGATGCATATGAATATAAATCTAATCAAATGATATCTGGTGCCAATGCTGAAGGGTTGGGGTATAACAGGGAGCATATGATGCCTCAAAGCACATTCAGTACAAGCTCTAAAATCAGTGATTACCCAATGTATTCAGATCTGAATTTTATTATTCCTGCAGATGCCAGAATCAATCAATTGAGAAATAACTATCCTTATGGGATAGCAGGTACTACTAATTATTATACTTTTACTAATACTTCGAAGATATCTAAAGCAGCCATCCCTAATTATCCTTATGCAGGAAGAGTGTATGAACCTATTGATGAATTCAAAGGAGATGTTGCCAGAACATTGTTGTATTTTGCTGTTAGATATGAAGGTAAATTAGGCTCGTTTAATACAGCATACAGTACATCTGCAACCATAACCCCAGCTACAGACCAATGTCCGCTTGATGGAACGGAAGAAAGAGCAATTGATCTTCCTTATGTTGCGATGCTAAAGCAATGGAGTGCAATGGACCCTGTTTCACAGA is a genomic window of Chryseobacterium nakagawai containing:
- a CDS encoding DinB family protein; amino-acid sequence: MIKQALLGEFLHEAENTRKILKAIPDSALDWKPSEKNWTTGQLASHIAEVYNWYDPTFNQDVFDMGKYQYDKGDISKAENIVAKFEENVAKAQKVLENSDESTYFNDWKMEVNGNAIFPASPRVQVVRGFLYNHLYHHRGELVVYLRSTGNKVPGLYGPTADDVR
- a CDS encoding glycohydrolase toxin TNT-related protein, yielding MKHLFKYFFFLAIASFSIACSSDDREEEIVIQPSPVKIVFYKSADDFATSYDPDNKVSQTVRIQAFDLYKQGNWKELEKLFQTNNLNGGWPPANGGYNIVDDVAIQAGQKYDRYSGAVGSYNGTGNPTLGGNFTSPIINGYVYTFAERALNQPENKYDFYYQIDVLNALPFKSQTADIIPWFNQVGNGKQTMWKIPIDINTGFPKTWNKLASEGYIKITIKKSPSGKYPNLEGTVIQN
- a CDS encoding reprolysin-like metallopeptidase, with the translated sequence MKRQLTLLGMLLVTGVSFAQTDRLWSQEVSRTASQPFENKTSIRNPKLFSLNINGLKNALAKAPKRLAVGEKSEVIISFPNSDGRMENFKVKENSNFTPELAAKYPDIKSYVGQGLEDPNSTVYFSVSSLGLSSMEIYGDKSAVFIEPYAKDLSTYVVYKKSDKNDDLSKFECTVIDVAKKGVSNASIAARPNADDAKLRTFRLALSCTGEYTAYFGGTKAQALAAMNNTMTRVNGVFEKDFAARMVLIANNDAVIYTNASTDPYSAASGMSSWNSQLQSTLTSVIGEANYDIGHLFGATGGGGNAGCIGCICTNGSKGSGYTSPADAIPSGDNFDIDYVAHEMGHQFGGNHTFSMSNEGTGANMEPGSGSTIMGYAGITSQDVQPHSDAFFHAISIQQITNNIKAKTCSVNTNTGNSIPTANAGLDYTIPKGTPFVLTGSGTDADGDSLTYVWEQMDNASSSQTGASSAASATKASGPNFRSWTPTTVPIRYFPRMASILTGATTTAGSEITVEALSSVARTLNFRFTVRDNKAGGSGNNSDDAVITVNSTAGPFAVTSQNSAITYAGGSSQTVTWDVAGTTANGVNTANVDILWSTDSGNTWTTLLSATPNDGSQAVTIPNSSTTTGRLMVKGSNHIFFDVNNANITVNAGSGTPDTIAPTAPTLAASGTTSTSTNLSWSGATDNVGVTGYDVYLGASLIGSTASTTYTVTSLTPSTTYSFSVKAKDAAGNASSSSNTVNVTTLAGGGNVTYCSASASNTADERIGNVKFGTINNTSTGTAGYEDFTSISTNVTRGGAYTLSITPTWTSTKYNEAYAVYIDYNGNGSFADSGELVWSKAGSTTSPVTGSVTIPSTATLGATRMRVMMKYSTIPTSSCEAYTYGQVEDYTVNITSSGRGELSNTKDLITDIKLYPNPVKDIMYISNTTSEDYKIFDMGGKVVDSGKLQRGSVNVSNLIKGAYMIQIGEISKRFVKN
- a CDS encoding reprolysin-like metallopeptidase — translated: MKKQLLMMGMLALSGVSFAQTDRLWSRKTQQNSSLVLENMKSIDDPRIFHLDINGLKSALTRTPKRATEKSSVIISLPNSSGKMERFIVKENSNLDPELAAQYPDIKSYIGQGVEGKTSTVYFSISPLGLSSMEIYGDKSAVFIEPYTKDLSTYAVYKRSDRKNDLNDFECKVLESAQKGTSHVNTAKNADDAVLRTYRLALSCTGEYATYFGGTKAQALAAMNNTLTRVNGIFENDFAARMVLIPNNDSIIYTDANTDPFSPSNKMNKWNFELMNDLSSKIGNANFDIGHLFGATGGGGNAGCIGCICSDDMSTYNYMGTTYPENYKGSGYTSPSNGIPSGDTFDIDFVAHEMGHQFGGNHTFSYTTQVGLQPVEPGSGSTIMGYAGVSPYNVQQNSNPFFHARSIEQITNTIKATTCSVNTPTGNSIPTANAGADYTIPKSTPFVLTGSGTDADGDSLTYIWEQMDNGTSSQTGSNSVATATKTAGPTFRSWVPTASPIRYFPQMGSILKGSTETRGEEIRVEALSSVSRDLNFRFTVRDNKLGGAGNNSDDAKITVNALAGPFLITSQNDAVSYVGGTSQTVTWDVAGTTSNNINTANVDILWSTDNGDTWTTLLAATPNDGSEAVLIPDVATNSGRIMVKGSNHIFFDVNNANISVTTSELSTSETQLKGSTEIKLYPNPVKDILTLSNTGSERFKIYDMSGKLVIEGSLQNGTVNVSRLVKGNYVIQIEKFSKMFIKN
- a CDS encoding acyl-CoA dehydrogenase family protein, producing MNTETIDNIKMIAETAREFAEKNIRPNIMEWDESQTFPKDLFHQLGEMGFMGIVVPEQYGGSGLGYHEYVTILDEISQVDPSIGLSVAAHNSLCTNHIYEFGNEEQRHKWLPQLASGKVIGAWGLTEHNTGSDSGGMSTTAVKDGDDWIISGAKNFITHAISGDIAVVMTRTGEKGAKNNSTAFVLEKGMPGFTSGKKENKLGMRASETAELIFDNVRVPDSHRLGEVGEGFKQAMKILDGGRISIAALSLGTARGAYKAALKYAKERHQFGKSISEFQAINFMLADMATEIDAAELLIQRAATLKNAKQKMTKEGAMAKLYASEACVRIANNGVQIFGGYGYTKDFPAEKFYRDSKLCTIGEGTSEIQRLVIGRDITK